In the Haloferula helveola genome, one interval contains:
- a CDS encoding MBG domain-containing protein has protein sequence MKHGSRAYGRLENLGGSNRVSRLRNLVVGALVFGVGTVPAVQGQEEVPRQFPPGAIQKTGDLPASPFRDRLESLPAAAREKALAHLRSFHFPASDVDSLQVDPDGGICYACSFGHTHRLEDPAPAPAEEPTDPTLGEAAVPVSPFPEHLKFHSRPGLTKRIYINFSGQNVTGTAWNNSLGRSTIFALPFSTDSDTSTFSDSEQAAIKRIWQRMAEDFAPFDIDVTTEPPPSINNTTAVVLITRNTDANGDPNPSTGAGGVAYVNVFGRSDFISTYSPAWVYSNNLGNGDANIAEAASHEAGHNLGLSHDATSTSSYYGGHGSSSNPISWGPIMGTGYGRNVTQWSKGEYYNANNTQDDLAIIAGKVSYRSDDHGNTPGAATPLSITGGTTVSSTTPENDPTNSNPANKGILERNTDVDVFSFVSGAGTVTLNVNPWDQPAGTNGGNLDVLLELRDENGVLIATDNPSGLTTASITATVGQGVYYLYVRNTGTGDPLSSPPTGYTAYGSIGQYFISGTIVDGSGIIIAPVAEAQLDDLADSGQSTHTFTVTYSDDLGVNVASIGTGDVRVTGPGGYDQLAQLVSVDQATNGTPRVATYSVSPSGGGTWSAADNGTYVVTMQATQVQDIQGASVADGVLGQFEIDIPVPLFSSNMTTDPGWTLGANWSYGQPSYGNGGPNGGYTGTDVIGHSMSSDYAKGLAMSYATTPLITNAGGSSSLTLKFRRWLGLKRNDTAIVQVSGDDGATWSTLWSSTANLSDSSWQSVQYPLPLSVIGSSQIRFRWGLASLDGRGNSPTAIGWHIDDLELLGGGALDASPPSPALSAADITDAGSPTQSCTVTFTDATAVLGSSVDVTDLLVTGPAGPLNPLTISSVGTDLTGNGSPLGATYTIDAPGGTWEAVDNGVYTITLQEGAVEDTLANTTPEAVLGNFSVNISTLTPGVLAITAGGDLEASGTAGGPFAPASVQYTLTNTGEDALDWSVSKSVAWLDLSATAGTLAGGASAFVTATVNAAADTLAVGSYSDSIIFSNDTNTNGNTTRSAQVTVMPIPVTVTLGNLSQTYDGGERPVTVTTDPTPVAYTVTYDGATSVPVDAGSYAVVATVTEPNHTGSASGTLVVAKASQTISFDPLADLQSTAAPLTLGGSASSGLTVSYTSSDPSVATVSGDQLTPVGPGTTTIAATQSGDSNFESATPVTQTLTVIGPVDHFTISSIGSPLVVGTPVGGITLTAIDAVGQTASGFNGAVTFGGTGGFTGTSASFADGVLTGVTVTPTVAGTDLTLTVDDGAGHTGSVTIALIQSRFEVWSGGAAFDSDSNGDGVQDGLAWLLGAADPGQDSLQWLPSAQETGGGLVLSFRCLNAAARGGATLELEHSSSLGTEAPWSSVAVPETSGNHGGIDFTITPDGDYNQVSVTVPGGVAGRLFARLRGTAAP, from the coding sequence ATGAAACACGGTAGCCGCGCGTACGGACGTCTGGAAAATCTGGGAGGAAGCAACCGCGTCAGCCGGCTTCGCAACCTCGTAGTCGGAGCTCTGGTTTTCGGAGTCGGGACGGTGCCTGCGGTGCAGGGTCAGGAGGAGGTCCCCCGCCAGTTCCCCCCGGGCGCGATTCAGAAGACCGGTGATTTGCCTGCGAGCCCGTTTCGGGACCGTCTCGAAAGCCTGCCGGCCGCCGCGCGGGAGAAGGCACTCGCTCACTTGCGGAGCTTCCACTTTCCCGCGTCGGACGTCGATTCACTGCAGGTCGATCCGGATGGTGGCATCTGCTACGCCTGCAGCTTCGGTCACACCCACCGTCTGGAAGATCCCGCTCCCGCTCCGGCGGAAGAGCCGACCGATCCAACCCTTGGCGAGGCGGCCGTGCCGGTCAGCCCCTTTCCGGAGCACCTGAAATTCCACAGCCGTCCGGGACTGACGAAGCGGATCTACATCAACTTCTCCGGCCAGAACGTCACCGGAACCGCATGGAACAACAGCCTCGGTCGCTCGACGATTTTCGCTCTGCCCTTCAGCACCGATTCGGACACATCGACCTTCAGTGACTCCGAGCAGGCGGCGATCAAGCGCATCTGGCAGCGGATGGCGGAGGACTTCGCTCCCTTCGATATCGACGTCACCACCGAGCCGCCGCCGTCGATCAACAACACGACCGCGGTGGTTCTGATCACCCGCAATACCGATGCGAACGGTGATCCGAATCCCTCGACGGGTGCCGGCGGGGTTGCCTACGTCAACGTCTTCGGTCGCTCCGATTTCATTTCGACCTACAGTCCCGCATGGGTCTACTCGAACAATCTGGGCAACGGCGACGCGAACATCGCCGAGGCCGCTTCCCACGAAGCAGGTCACAACCTCGGGCTCAGTCATGACGCCACGTCGACCTCAAGCTACTACGGTGGCCATGGTAGCAGCAGCAATCCGATCTCGTGGGGCCCGATCATGGGCACCGGCTACGGCCGCAACGTCACCCAGTGGTCGAAGGGCGAGTACTACAACGCGAACAACACGCAGGACGACCTGGCGATCATCGCGGGCAAGGTCTCCTACCGTTCCGACGATCATGGCAACACGCCGGGTGCCGCGACGCCCCTGTCGATCACCGGTGGCACGACGGTCAGCTCGACCACGCCGGAGAACGATCCGACGAACTCGAATCCGGCCAACAAGGGGATTCTGGAGCGGAATACCGATGTCGACGTGTTCTCCTTCGTCAGCGGAGCGGGGACGGTGACGCTCAACGTGAACCCGTGGGACCAGCCGGCGGGTACCAACGGGGGCAATCTGGACGTCCTGCTCGAGCTCCGGGACGAGAACGGTGTTCTCATCGCGACGGACAATCCTTCCGGGCTGACCACGGCTTCGATTACAGCGACGGTCGGGCAGGGTGTTTACTACCTCTACGTGCGCAACACGGGCACCGGCGATCCGTTGTCTTCGCCGCCGACCGGCTACACCGCCTACGGCAGCATCGGCCAGTATTTCATCAGTGGCACGATCGTCGACGGCTCCGGGATCATCATCGCGCCGGTCGCGGAGGCCCAACTCGATGACCTCGCCGACAGCGGTCAAAGCACCCACACCTTCACAGTCACGTATTCAGACGACCTTGGCGTAAATGTCGCATCCATCGGAACGGGCGATGTCCGGGTCACGGGGCCGGGTGGCTACGACCAACTCGCCCAGTTGGTTTCCGTCGATCAGGCGACCAATGGCACGCCGCGCGTCGCGACCTACTCGGTGTCACCCTCGGGCGGAGGCACGTGGTCGGCCGCGGACAACGGCACCTACGTGGTCACGATGCAAGCCACGCAGGTGCAGGACATCCAGGGGGCTTCGGTGGCCGACGGTGTGCTTGGTCAGTTCGAGATCGACATCCCGGTGCCGCTCTTTTCCTCGAACATGACGACGGATCCGGGTTGGACGCTCGGGGCGAACTGGTCCTACGGCCAGCCTTCCTATGGCAACGGCGGTCCGAATGGCGGCTACACCGGCACCGATGTGATCGGGCACAGCATGAGTTCGGATTACGCCAAGGGTCTGGCCATGTCCTACGCCACGACGCCTCTGATCACGAATGCCGGCGGGTCGAGTTCTTTGACGCTCAAGTTCCGCCGCTGGCTCGGTTTGAAGCGGAATGACACCGCCATCGTTCAGGTTTCGGGCGATGACGGTGCGACTTGGTCCACACTGTGGTCCTCGACCGCCAACCTCAGTGACTCTTCGTGGCAATCCGTGCAGTACCCGTTGCCCCTGAGCGTGATCGGCTCGTCGCAGATCCGTTTCCGCTGGGGCCTCGCGAGTCTCGACGGTCGTGGAAACTCGCCGACGGCCATCGGTTGGCACATCGATGACCTCGAGCTTCTCGGGGGCGGAGCACTCGACGCCAGCCCGCCGTCTCCGGCACTGAGTGCGGCCGACATCACGGATGCCGGATCTCCGACCCAATCGTGCACCGTGACTTTCACCGACGCCACCGCGGTTCTCGGATCGAGTGTCGACGTCACTGACCTACTGGTGACCGGCCCGGCCGGGCCGTTGAATCCGTTGACAATTTCTTCAGTCGGCACCGATCTCACGGGAAATGGTTCACCTCTCGGAGCAACCTACACGATCGACGCACCGGGTGGAACTTGGGAAGCGGTCGACAATGGGGTTTACACGATCACACTGCAGGAAGGCGCGGTTGAGGACACCCTCGCCAACACCACTCCGGAGGCGGTGCTCGGGAATTTTTCGGTCAACATCAGCACGCTCACTCCCGGAGTGCTCGCCATCACGGCAGGTGGTGATCTGGAGGCGTCGGGAACCGCAGGCGGACCGTTCGCTCCGGCATCGGTGCAATACACGCTGACCAATACGGGCGAGGATGCCTTGGATTGGTCGGTGTCGAAATCAGTGGCATGGCTCGACCTCAGCGCGACCGCCGGCACTCTCGCGGGTGGTGCTTCCGCCTTCGTGACCGCTACGGTCAACGCCGCTGCCGACACCCTTGCGGTCGGGTCCTACAGCGACTCGATCATCTTTTCCAACGACACCAACACCAACGGCAATACCACCCGGAGCGCCCAGGTGACGGTGATGCCGATCCCGGTAACGGTAACGCTTGGGAACCTGAGCCAGACTTACGACGGCGGTGAGCGGCCTGTGACGGTTACTACGGATCCGACCCCGGTGGCATACACGGTGACCTACGACGGGGCGACGAGTGTGCCGGTCGACGCGGGCAGTTATGCGGTGGTGGCGACGGTCACCGAGCCGAACCACACCGGTTCCGCATCGGGCACTCTCGTTGTAGCGAAGGCTTCGCAGACGATCAGCTTCGACCCCTTGGCCGATCTTCAGTCGACTGCCGCGCCCCTCACTCTCGGGGGCTCCGCGAGCTCCGGGTTGACGGTGAGCTACACCAGTTCCGATCCTTCGGTGGCAACGGTGTCCGGAGATCAACTGACCCCAGTCGGGCCCGGCACCACGACGATTGCCGCGACCCAGTCCGGCGACTCGAATTTCGAGTCGGCCACACCGGTGACCCAGACGCTGACCGTCATCGGCCCGGTCGATCACTTCACGATTTCCAGCATCGGCTCTCCCTTGGTTGTCGGCACGCCGGTGGGCGGCATCACGCTGACTGCGATCGATGCCGTCGGGCAAACCGCGAGCGGTTTCAATGGTGCGGTGACCTTTGGCGGGACCGGTGGTTTCACGGGAACTTCGGCATCCTTTGCCGATGGAGTGCTGACCGGTGTGACCGTCACTCCAACCGTTGCGGGGACCGACCTGACGCTCACGGTGGACGACGGTGCGGGTCACACGGGCTCCGTGACCATCGCCTTGATCCAGAGCCGCTTCGAAGTGTGGTCGGGTGGTGCGGCATTCGACTCCGACTCGAATGGCGACGGGGTTCAGGACGGCCTGGCATGGCTACTTGGTGCGGCTGATCCCGGGCAAGATTCGCTCCAGTGGCTTCCCAGTGCTCAGGAAACCGGTGGCGGACTCGTGCTGTCCTTCCGTTGTCTCAATGCGGCGGCACGAGGTGGTGCTACTCTGGAACTCGAGCATAGCTCGTCGCTGGGAACGGAAGCCCCATGGTCTTCGGTCGCGGTGCCGGAAACTTCCGGCAACCACGGCGGCATCGACTTCACCATCACTCCCGATGGTGACTACAACCAAGTGAGTGTGACCGTTCCCGGCGGTGTCGCAGGCAGGCTCTTCGCCCGCTTGCGCGGCACCGCGGCCCCATAG
- a CDS encoding transglutaminase family protein produces MKYRIEHLTQYDYSQEVSASHHLARLKPMTGEGQDVLEFEMEVEPEPADVRISRDYFGNEVQRFALQELHTSLKVKTTSLVTVSGEDVGLVSLPWTAVRDEVRVQGSRDYPDACEYVFASGVVPVGREFANYASRFFKDGTPVLEGARELTRAIYEEFSFDPTATTVSTPVATVLRKKKGVCQDFAHFQIACLRSIGLPARYVSGYVRTEPPPGQPRMQGADATHAWVSVYCPGLGWTEFDPTNDLVPTDTHVRLAYGRDFSDISPLRGTVVGGGGQQLTIGVTMTPMEE; encoded by the coding sequence ATGAAATACCGAATCGAGCACCTGACCCAGTACGACTACAGTCAGGAAGTGTCGGCGTCGCACCACCTCGCGCGGCTGAAGCCGATGACGGGCGAGGGGCAGGACGTGCTGGAGTTCGAAATGGAGGTCGAGCCCGAGCCGGCCGACGTCCGGATTTCGCGCGACTATTTCGGCAATGAGGTCCAGCGCTTCGCCCTGCAGGAGCTTCACACCAGCCTGAAGGTCAAGACGACCAGCCTCGTCACCGTCAGTGGAGAGGATGTCGGGTTGGTGTCGCTGCCATGGACCGCGGTGCGCGACGAGGTTCGCGTCCAGGGTTCCCGCGACTATCCGGACGCCTGCGAGTATGTGTTTGCCTCGGGCGTGGTTCCGGTCGGGCGCGAGTTCGCCAACTACGCCTCCCGTTTCTTCAAGGACGGCACGCCGGTGCTCGAGGGGGCACGCGAGCTGACGCGGGCGATTTACGAAGAGTTCTCCTTTGATCCTACGGCGACCACCGTATCGACGCCAGTGGCGACCGTGCTGAGGAAAAAGAAAGGCGTGTGTCAGGACTTCGCGCATTTCCAGATCGCGTGCCTGCGCTCGATCGGGTTGCCGGCCCGCTACGTCAGTGGCTACGTCCGCACCGAGCCACCGCCCGGTCAGCCCCGGATGCAGGGTGCGGATGCGACACACGCGTGGGTATCTGTGTACTGCCCGGGTCTCGGCTGGACCGAGTTCGATCCGACCAACGATCTCGTGCCGACCGACACCCATGTCCGCCTCGCCTACGGCCGCGACTTCTCCGATATCAGCCCGCTTCGTGGAACTGTCGTCGGCGGCGGTGGCCAGCAACTTACCATCGGCGTGACCATGACGCCGATGGAGGAGTGA
- a CDS encoding circularly permuted type 2 ATP-grasp protein, with the protein MEPGAPQVDDGIPAGTASLLSGYRPEGGRYDEMLSKGGKLREGWDEFLSAFGKIRKEDFVRRWEQAQKLIHENGITYNVYDESRSTERPWELDPVPFVLPEDEWKKIEGALVQRARVLDRILADCYGSRELIRRGLLPPDVVFGNPRFFRPCAGIPQPRGRFLHFYAVDIARAADGQWWVLGDRTQAPSGMGYALENRVVQTRMVPEVARDCRLVRLVNYFREVLEAIANASPRRKEDPRIVLLTPGPLAETYFEHAFLARYLGIALVEGEDLTVRDDHVYLKTLDGLQPVDVILRRLDEEFADPLELMSESQIGVAGILGAIRAGNVAVLNPPGSGLAESPALLAFLPIVCRELLGEDLKMPSVATWWCGQPEALTEVLGRLDKVVIKSALERGKRQVRFPGQESEADRKHLEQSIRANPMDYVAQEIVSFSTAPVWNGNGFDARTIALRVHLVATDDGYAVMPGGLTRFAGESGPERPVSMSMQKGSGSKDTWIVSKDEVPHHQSIYDARYPLALRRSATDFPSRTADNLYWLGRYAERSEFAARVLRQIVARMTSEREFGALPDVAPLWSTVVELGHLAAPLAHQQPAALGVDGLERALFDAIFGTGEVNSLRRIHDVLQRVSSISRDALSHDSWRITQQLAQALQRKRGRRLLDLIPILDQTITLHAALSGMASENTTHTQGWRFLDLGRRLERALYLIRLGELTLRYHERGEPRPLESVLEVIDSSITYRRRHFFAPRLLPVLDLLIYDPTNPRSLAYQFERVDQHLALLPAERVRPYATEARKLLAPLLTQTRTTELSADDLNDELTHIEQVKQFLGTVEGTVEAISSDLTRVYFSVLMPEQSSVAGPSLGVS; encoded by the coding sequence ATGGAACCCGGAGCGCCGCAGGTTGACGACGGCATTCCGGCCGGAACGGCGTCTCTTCTGAGTGGCTACCGGCCGGAAGGCGGGCGCTATGACGAGATGCTTTCCAAGGGCGGGAAGCTCCGCGAGGGGTGGGACGAGTTCCTTTCGGCCTTCGGCAAGATCCGCAAGGAGGACTTCGTCCGCCGCTGGGAGCAGGCGCAGAAGCTGATCCACGAGAACGGGATCACCTACAATGTCTACGATGAGTCCCGTAGCACGGAGCGTCCGTGGGAGCTCGATCCGGTGCCTTTCGTGCTTCCCGAGGACGAGTGGAAGAAGATCGAGGGCGCGCTGGTGCAGCGGGCCCGCGTTCTCGACCGCATCCTCGCCGACTGCTACGGCTCGCGGGAGCTGATCCGGCGCGGACTGTTGCCGCCGGATGTCGTTTTCGGAAATCCTCGCTTCTTCCGTCCCTGTGCCGGGATCCCCCAACCGCGCGGGCGTTTCCTCCACTTTTACGCCGTCGACATCGCCCGCGCCGCCGACGGCCAGTGGTGGGTGTTGGGCGACCGCACCCAGGCGCCGTCCGGGATGGGCTACGCTCTGGAGAACCGGGTGGTGCAGACGCGCATGGTGCCGGAGGTCGCGCGCGACTGCCGTCTGGTCCGCTTGGTGAATTATTTCCGGGAGGTCCTCGAGGCCATCGCCAACGCCTCGCCTCGCCGCAAGGAGGACCCGCGAATCGTCCTGCTGACGCCCGGGCCGCTGGCCGAGACCTACTTCGAACACGCCTTCCTCGCCCGCTATCTCGGGATCGCGCTGGTCGAGGGGGAGGACCTGACGGTGCGCGACGACCATGTGTACCTGAAGACGCTCGACGGGCTTCAGCCGGTCGATGTGATCCTGCGTCGCCTCGATGAGGAGTTCGCCGACCCGCTCGAACTGATGAGCGAGTCGCAGATCGGCGTGGCTGGGATTCTCGGGGCCATACGTGCGGGCAACGTGGCGGTGCTCAATCCGCCCGGCAGCGGTCTGGCCGAGTCTCCGGCGTTGCTGGCCTTCCTTCCCATCGTTTGCCGAGAGCTGCTTGGCGAGGATCTCAAGATGCCGTCGGTGGCGACGTGGTGGTGCGGCCAGCCCGAGGCCCTCACGGAAGTGCTGGGCCGTCTCGACAAGGTGGTGATCAAGAGCGCTCTCGAGCGCGGCAAGCGCCAGGTGCGTTTCCCCGGCCAGGAGTCGGAGGCCGACCGCAAGCACCTCGAGCAAAGCATCCGCGCCAACCCGATGGACTACGTCGCGCAGGAGATTGTGTCCTTCTCGACCGCGCCGGTGTGGAACGGCAACGGTTTCGACGCGCGGACGATCGCGCTGCGGGTGCATCTGGTCGCGACCGATGACGGCTACGCGGTGATGCCAGGCGGACTGACCCGGTTCGCCGGCGAGTCGGGGCCGGAACGGCCGGTGTCGATGTCGATGCAGAAGGGCAGCGGCAGCAAGGACACATGGATCGTTTCGAAGGATGAGGTCCCTCATCACCAATCGATCTACGACGCCCGCTACCCGTTGGCCCTGCGGCGCAGCGCGACCGATTTCCCGAGCCGTACCGCGGACAACCTCTACTGGCTCGGACGCTACGCCGAACGCTCAGAATTCGCCGCCCGCGTCCTCCGGCAGATTGTCGCCCGCATGACTTCGGAGCGGGAATTCGGAGCACTGCCGGACGTCGCGCCGCTGTGGTCGACCGTCGTCGAACTCGGCCACCTCGCGGCGCCGCTCGCCCATCAGCAGCCGGCGGCGCTCGGCGTCGATGGTCTCGAGCGGGCGCTCTTCGACGCGATTTTCGGAACGGGCGAAGTCAACAGCCTGCGGCGCATCCATGACGTGTTGCAGCGGGTGTCCTCCATTTCCCGGGACGCGCTCTCCCACGACAGCTGGCGGATCACCCAGCAGCTTGCCCAAGCCCTGCAGCGAAAACGCGGCCGGCGCCTGCTCGATCTCATCCCGATCCTCGATCAGACGATCACCCTGCACGCGGCCTTGTCCGGGATGGCCTCGGAGAATACGACCCATACCCAGGGCTGGCGGTTCCTCGATCTCGGCCGTCGGCTTGAGCGGGCACTTTACCTGATCCGGCTCGGCGAGCTGACCCTGCGCTACCACGAGCGCGGCGAACCGCGGCCGCTGGAGTCGGTGCTCGAGGTCATCGACAGCTCGATCACCTACCGGCGCCGCCATTTCTTCGCGCCACGGCTGCTGCCGGTGCTCGACCTGCTGATCTACGACCCGACGAACCCGCGCTCGCTGGCGTATCAGTTCGAGCGCGTCGACCAGCATCTCGCGCTGCTGCCGGCCGAACGGGTCCGCCCGTATGCCACCGAAGCACGCAAGCTGCTGGCGCCGCTTCTGACGCAGACCCGGACGACCGAACTGAGTGCCGACGACCTCAACGACGAGCTCACGCACATCGAGCAGGTGAAGCAATTCCTCGGCACCGTCGAAGGCACGGTCGAGGCGATTTCCAGCGACCTCACCCGCGTCTATTTCTCCGTGCTGATGCCCGAACAATCGTCCGTGGCGGGACCCAGCCTCGGTGTTTCATGA